The Melanotaenia boesemani isolate fMelBoe1 chromosome 3, fMelBoe1.pri, whole genome shotgun sequence genome contains the following window.
GTGGGGAGACGGCTGCATACTGTGTCAGAGTCCTGCACAGCTGTATTGGTGtgtggctgaaaaaaaaaacaaagtggaagCGGTTGTTGTGTCTTATGTGAAAGACCCACGATTCTGGTGCTCACTAAGGAAGAGTTAGCAGTCttaatcattattttatttgttcttctACAGTATTAATGCATAAGATTGCCTTTTTGCAGTCAGTGAGGAAGAGCTGTGAGGATGGACCACTGCTCATTAGCATATTCATAAAACCCCACTCATCGAACAAGGGAGAAATTTTAAAGTGAAGTGTCCCATGCAACTTTAAGTGAAAAACTTAAAGTTATACAATTTTTGGTAAAGTGAATTGTTTATTTATGGAATCGGGATCTATTTCAAACTATACCCAACAACACTTAGTTTCATATTCTTTCAACAAAACTATCATTAGCATCATGCTGGCTCATGAATGCAGCAAGACACATCATAAGAATACTACATAACCCCATCACTAAAACGTTGCCTACAACTGTTATctaaagcttttaaagaaagttggagaaaaacacacaaaaagagagGCATTAATAGCCACAATAAGGCTGATTCAGACAAAGGCCAGCAGCAGTGGATTCAGCATGTGATACGTTGTGTTCCCTCACAAGGATGAGATTAAGTAACAGAGTAGAGCTGATGATTCCCTGTTGGTTCTCTATTATTGATGTGAATTAATGTACAGTATCTCTGAAGACTCTGTCTCTTTACAAACCATCATTATACTGTAAGTAGGTCATGCTAAATGATGCACCCTAtcttattaaatgtattttagagTACTTTAAATCTTATAccccaaaagagaaaaacaacttagcttgaaaaaaagataaatatatatatatatatatatatatatatatatatatatacactactgttcctattgaatcccatagcaaagtgaccccaaacttttgaaatttatatatatataggtatatatatatatatatatatatatttcctctTAATATCAAATGGGCAATGTAACATCTGAGAAGCAGTAAAGCATTTTTAACAAGCATGAACAATCATAGATGTCCTTTTGTGGTGTTTTCTCTTTCTGATGCAAAACTAGTTACAATcagaaaattaattaacattttcagCTTCTTGGTATTATATATGAGATTTTACATGAGGCATTTGGGGGTTAGGGATCTAACTGATAATCATCTAACACAAAGGTAAAAtcaaagttattattttttactggcGGTTGTGTTTGACTCTGTCAGCTCAACGTTGTTTCTGCCTTCCCTTCCTGCAGGGCTTTAGTTGACATATAAGATCAGGTGAGATGTTAGGTTGTCAACAGTAGTGATTTTGAATATGTGAACAAAACGGCTCTGACATTACATGTAAACTGACCCACAGAGCAGACCACCACCCACAAACTGGGTTCTGTAGACTGAaacaaaaagctgcaggaaggacttaaaataaaataaaaaaaaataaaaaacttagtCAAAGATACCAGTCATCAGTGAGTTGCTTTCTTCTAAACAACTCtgtgctttaaatatttttttatgtattaaaaatgtatgtattatgAGCTATGCTAATTTTGTATTTGCCACATTAATGCAGTATAATACTGTATATCTAACAGATGTAGAATAACACACTTAAACTCATTCACAAAAGATGTACATTTCATTATATAAATTTACCACAGAACCAAAACTGCTGTGTCTGAAAGATATCAGAGCAATGAAAACCAGCACACCTGTGACCATTGTTAAAACAAGGAGAAATCATAAGATAACTCATGTACCCAGTTGTAATTGAAAGAACAGAACTGTGTGCCGCAGAGTGGAACGGAGAGATTCGTGTGATCAAACGAAGGTCTAAATATAGGATGCTGCAGTATGATTTCTTCTGCTTGAACAGGGATTCACCCAACCTCAGCtgggaaaggaaaggaaaggaaaggaaaggaaaggaaaggaaaggaaaggaaaggaaaggaaaggaaaggaaaggaaggagaTGATGTAACCGTTATAGAAAAATCCCTTGGTGCTTTCAGTGTGGCATCAAATGTGTTTGCCTGTGAGAAAAATGTGTAAGCTCAGTCACATGGTTCTGCATCCATTCACATCCATTCACATCCATCACATTGGAGGGCAAGGCCAGCAGCACAGTAATCTCTCTGGTTCAGTCTATATATGCTGGCCATCATCCCACTGCAATGCGTGTTTAAGTAATCTCTATTTTCAGCATATCTGTCAACAGTAAATCCCATGCTGTTTTCACCAGATTCCATTCATATTTCTGGTAATTTAAgataattttattataattaggACAattatgcaataaaaacactgacTCTGTATTTAAAAAGGGATCTTTTGTGCTTGATatattaatccttttttttcttttttttttgagatttCCTGATTGTGACATTAAAAATTCAAAAGCATACAAGATAACAAATTAGTGGCTTTTTCTGCTTCCTACTTGTTCTATCTGCCATCCGTTTTCTGATATAAATGGACTTCGTACAGCTGGTTGAGGCACGTTCCTTGCATTTTGTCGTGCAGTTGCACTATACAAAAATATATCTGCCTCACTCATCACTCACATGTCAAGTACTCATCTTTACTGGTTTGTAGAAAtactttgctgtttttacaACTGAATTTTAGCAGCAGCAGTGGGCCACACAATTAGAATTTTTTCTATTATCACAAATCACATGCTAACATAGAagttaaaatgttaatgaaCCACAGGTGTAATTTTTAAgttgaaaatatgaaatgcatttgaattacattaatttagcagacacttttatccaaagtgacttacagtAGTTAGGCAGTAatgttaagggtcttgcctaaggacccaacttgaaggtgttaatattcatccccAGGGGAAATCAAACTCTGGTCTCCTGCATGAGAGatggatgctctgccaactgagctatccagccactATTACAGACCAGTCTTACATAGGGGCTGGATATTACATCAAGACTTGCTGAGTGGGGCATACTTTCTATAAGGAGCTGCTGATAATAACCTATAGGACTTTTTTTTGTATcattatataatattaaaaaataggAACATGGtgtataaataacaaaaaattttAAGTTAATTGTATTCCATTAGTAAGAGTAAAAGATCTTTTGGTCCTCCAAACAGAAGAAATCATGCCTTAAAtttctaaaacataaaacagaatgaaCACTCTTTGGCTGAGAGCGACACCATGTGGACACTGTGGTCTTCCGCCTGTTGTACCAGAAACCACCAACAGGTGGCAGTGTAAGTAAACAAACGCCTCTGTTACCAGGAATTTCCCTTCTTGACTCAAGTCTTTTCCTTTCTCTGCCGTGACCGGGGCGGCCTGCTTTCTCTTCCGGTTGTCGTCTGTTCGTGTGGCAGGTATACTATTATCTTAGTTTGGTGGACTCATTCAAATCTGTATTAATCTGCTCGTAGTTCACAAATTTGTACACAAATACACACGGAATTTGATAAATCTCTTGGTCAATGATAGATCTACCGCAGTATGGTTTACATCTGACCCTCAATAAAAGACTATTAAGACACCTGAAAAGAGCTAACATCTCTGCAGCTAATCAGTAGCATCGCCGCAGCTAAACCTTAAAACGCGGCTTTTTCATGTTTAACGTAGAATCCcgtgttttattcttttgttctgGTATATCGTTATTTGTTGCACTGTTACAGTAAACGCAGTTTAAACGAATATTATTAAGCGTTTAGCGGTTCAAGCCAAGCTAGCTTTTGTTGGCATGGAAGTGATACTTGTGCAGATGTATATAACTTCACAGCCATCTTTATCCTTTTATTAGATTCACAAGCGTCGAAATGGCAAAGTCTAAGAACCACACAACTCACAACCAGTGTAAGTACAAACTAAACCTGTGGTAGTTAATTTAAGGTGTTTCATACTGAAAGTATAGTAAATAGTTTGGCTGTACTGAATTTTGTCCTCTTTATCAACAGCTCGTAAAGCCCACAGGAATGGCATTAAGAAGCCCAGATCTCAGCGCTACGAGTCCTTGAAAGGGGTATGCTCATTTATTCTCTTCAGACATGCATCAGATGTACTCTGGAGAAACCAGCTTGTCTTATACATGTGAACTGAAACTGTGTCATACACACAGAGGAACAGACTGTGTGGACTTGcagtttattctttttctgttttgctatATCAGTGGGTACATTTATGTGCACGGCAACATTTCCAAATGAATCCTGTTAAAAGCTACAACACAGCAATTTTAGCCATTGACCGCAAGCTGCACTGTATGATGGACATTGGATGATCCTGGTGATTGTGATGCATGCAAACTGATGAAATCAGCTGAATTGTAGCAAGCTGTGGTTGTTGGGAGCAACAGACTGTAAATATGCTAGCGTTCAACAGGCTGATAGACTGGCATATgaccacctttttttttcttttttttttaagtattgtaTTATATATTCACTGATTGGCTTCTTAAAATACGTTAGTCTTCCTCTGCTTTCCATGGTCAGGGTATGAATTGGCATATGCATCCTAACAGGCAACAAATCTGGTGAAACATCTACTGGTGGTGGTGCATCAAAgatttctccttcttttttttaaaagtcaaactAGCACCAGTtcatcatgctttttttttttttttttttttgtgactgcAGCAGAAAACGTGTCTCCAACAAATACTTCTGTGTTGTCACTCACAGCTTCTCTGGCAAGCCTTTTCTAGATTTGTTTCAGCAGTTGAGACATCTTCAGGATGTTGTGCCGAAGTtcccatttatgctctacgTTAAAGATGGATATAGAGCATTCTGTCCGTCTTCTACATCATTTGCGTGCATAATTCGTTCTGTCTTCAGCCCCTTGCGGATATGTACCCTGACGGAGCGAATGGACTATTACCACTTGAAGCTGctggcagtgttgagcagtatagctgttGTGCGACCtgtgaaaggaacaaagaataATGGGCTGTGGTGTGTTTAATGACAGACCACTGCCGTCTACTGCGCCGCCTCGTGTCTTTCTGAGACAATACATTGCCATGATTTCCTCCACCGTCGCCATGTTTGCTACTGTTTGAAACTGACGTTGGAACTTGGAGGTCTGCCCTCTGGGGGATGTATTgacttatttcactttcagcttttaaatcttgcatgaggttatGTATGTCTGACATGCTTCCTTTTTATGTTTAAGCATTGCAGATGCATTTCTGTGGTATTCAAGgtctgctttacaaatctcacatgtatttaatttacaagtttaacgtgaagttatcccagacttttgacgtcctctgccaccgttttgttccctggtcggtcgccatatttttcccctggcggactttattgcgcatgtgcaactctcaacAGAGATAGGAGAAGAAGACGacgtctcactctgtagttttttttctttccacgtGTGCAACTCTGAGATAGGGAAGAAGACTACAATGCCTCActctatagtttttttttttttgtttgttttgtttattttgctgacaattgtcgactatttttattgtttgtttttattgttgcagCCCTAGTATTGACTTAACCATGCCAACATAAAGGAAATATGAGAGCAGGGATGCTTGAAATGGACGTACCTGTTAAGGCACgtaaagaaagcaaaaataagCCTTgagattttttggggggggctTACACGGCAGACTTTGGTGGCACAAGTTAGAAAAATTGTAAGTCTGTTAAAAGGCTTGCAAAGCCCTGTCATAACCGTTTAAAAGATGCAAATCCCACAATTTATGCAACATACTGAAAACTGGCAGAACTGTTGTGAAACAACTTATTCAGTCAAATGCTGTCAAGCTATTAGAAATGTGTAGATCAATAACTCTTAACAtatgaacatttttcttgttaaattGTGAAGCAAAACAATGAGCTTAATCCTCATTTTCATCAAACTGAGTTGTACAAATACTGCTGTGCGGTTGTCTGTGAAACAAGTGCTCAGCCTAATGATAaagttgtgatttttattttaacaaaaaggtGATTTGTAAGCTAAAAGCTCTTCATTCTGAATGCCTGGTAACCAGCCTCAGTGTTGGATAGTTGTATAAAAGTCAGTGTTTCATTGTGAGCATGTATTTGATGTTTTCAtatgaaaaggaaaatatttgcCCAGGCTGTCAAtagcatgttttattttttaagctggTGAGACTTGTAAATGCAGTTTTGAGCCACATTGCAGGTTTGTTTCCACAAGTTGTATACCTCAAGATGTCTGAACTTTGACGTGAACTCCTTTAAAGATTTCATCACTTGACAGTGGTACTACCCCTTCTTCCACAAAGAACTCTGGGTTACATGCTTCGCGGACATCTTTTTCTAGTTCAGTAcgacttttatttttatgtaaacgTTTCAGAACCTGAGCTGCTGCTCAGCTACATTTCATACTGGCAGGCCTTtggtgtgatttttttcttaagcTTGTGTATtgttgctttgtgttttatttttcaaaagctGACATTTTTGTAATCAAACCTTCATACTTGAattttttcctctgtgtgttGCAGGTTGACCCCAAGTTTCTGAGGAATATGCGTTTTGCTAAGAAGCATAACAAGAAGGGCATGAAGGCAGCACGGAAGGCAATGAAGGAAAAATAAGCCACCATTCAGTCACCTCCCTGTCTGTCCACATTGTGTTACCAACATCACAATAAAGCAATGCTTTGTTAACAAACCAACAACagactgaatttatttttaataacagtTGTTGATTCTGTTTGTATTGGGGGGCTATTTTAATCTAGAAGTTTAACAACAATAGGGAAggatcttttaaaatgtgaggGAAAAGGTAAGTCCATGTATTAGTGGAATCAGCATGGGTTCCTTGAAGTTTGTCCCTAAATGACAGCAGTATGGCCTGAAAGGCaatcaaataaaatctcagGATTTAGTATTGATAAGACAAACAGTGGTTCTGgttaacaagaaaaaagtttcttaAAAGCAGCTGTGATCCTCCTGTAGAAAGAATCTTTCAGCAGAGCTCTAAAGACTATTATAGCAGACATGCCTTTACTACTTTCTGTAGCATTAAAAGTGTCAGCCTGTGCAGCCCAGTGCAAAATCTCCCCTCTGTTTATGCAGTAAGCCACTAAGTGTAGAAGAAATATCTGAAATTCTTTTGACAAATCTGCCTCTCAGCTGTTAGATTACAGTTAACAGCTGTTGTGAGTTCTGGTTATCTGGTTATGATCTGTTTATTACCTTAAGCTGAAGGAAAGTCTGTTAGATGTTAAGAATTTTATGTACTCGGCTAGAAAAGGAAAGGAACATTGATAATTTAAAGTACCTTCTGTGCAACCTTCTAGCTTGATTCAGGCAAAATACCATGCCAGA
Protein-coding sequences here:
- the rpl29 gene encoding 60S ribosomal protein L29, yielding MAKSKNHTTHNQSRKAHRNGIKKPRSQRYESLKGVDPKFLRNMRFAKKHNKKGMKAARKAMKEK